The following coding sequences are from one uncultured Bacteroides sp. window:
- a CDS encoding acetate--CoA ligase family protein, with protein MITKQLIHPESIVVVGASNNMHKPGGAILRNLIEGEYQGELRAVNPKESKVQGVRAFATVMDIPNTDLAVLAIPASMCPDVVEILAAEKNTRAFIILSAGFGEETHEGAVLENRILEIVNTYGASLIGPNCIGLLNIWHHSLFTQPVPSLSPKGVDLISSSGATAVFIMESAVVKGLQFNSVWSVGNARQIAVEDVLQYLDDTFDRTKDSLIKLIYIESIKDPDKLLLHASSLIRKGCRIAAIKAGSSENGSRAASSHTGAIASPDSAVEALFRKAGIVRCYSREELTTVGCVFTLPELKGNNFAIVTHAGGPGVMLTDALSKGGLNVPKLEGALADELKDKLLPGASVGNPIDVLATGTPDNLDIAIDYCENKFDNIDAIMAIFGTPGLVTMFDMYNRLHEKIKHCKKPVFPVLPSIHTAGKEVSEFLQKGHVNFADEVTLGTALARIMNAPKPADNKIELSGVDVPAIRSIIDSIPENGYIEPHNVQALLRSAGIPLVDELVSDRKDEILNFASTCGFPLVLKVVGPVHKSDVGGVVLNVKSKEHLLLEFDRLMNIPHAKAVMVQPMLQGTELFIGAKYEEKFGHVVLCGLGGIFVEVLKDVSSGLAPLSYEETYSMIHSLRAYKIIQGTRGQKGVNEDKFAEIIVRLSTLLRFATEIKEMDINPLLATENNIVAVDARIRIEKNN; from the coding sequence ATGATAACAAAACAATTAATACATCCGGAGAGTATAGTAGTGGTGGGAGCATCAAATAATATGCATAAACCCGGTGGCGCTATACTTAGAAATTTGATTGAAGGTGAATACCAAGGTGAGCTGAGAGCAGTGAATCCTAAAGAAAGTAAGGTGCAAGGTGTACGGGCTTTTGCTACTGTTATGGATATACCGAATACTGATCTTGCTGTTTTGGCAATCCCGGCTTCTATGTGTCCTGATGTGGTGGAGATATTAGCCGCTGAAAAAAACACGCGAGCGTTTATTATTTTGTCGGCTGGATTCGGAGAAGAAACGCATGAAGGTGCTGTTCTTGAAAACCGTATTTTGGAGATCGTGAATACATATGGGGCTTCACTCATTGGACCGAATTGTATCGGTTTGCTCAATATTTGGCATCATAGTCTCTTTACTCAACCAGTTCCGTCTCTGAGTCCGAAAGGGGTAGACCTTATCTCAAGTTCAGGGGCTACGGCTGTTTTTATTATGGAATCGGCAGTGGTAAAGGGACTTCAATTTAACTCTGTTTGGTCGGTAGGTAATGCCCGTCAGATTGCTGTTGAGGATGTATTGCAGTATTTGGATGATACCTTTGATAGAACAAAGGACTCTCTTATTAAACTTATTTATATAGAGAGTATTAAAGATCCTGATAAGCTCTTACTACATGCTTCTTCGCTTATAAGGAAGGGGTGTCGTATTGCTGCAATAAAGGCTGGAAGTTCGGAAAATGGTAGCCGCGCGGCTTCATCGCATACCGGAGCTATTGCCAGTCCCGATTCTGCTGTGGAAGCTTTATTTCGTAAAGCGGGTATTGTGCGTTGTTATTCTCGTGAGGAATTGACTACAGTGGGTTGTGTGTTTACTCTTCCGGAATTGAAAGGTAATAATTTTGCAATTGTGACTCATGCGGGAGGTCCGGGAGTCATGTTGACTGATGCTTTGTCTAAAGGAGGATTGAATGTACCCAAGCTTGAAGGAGCTTTGGCGGATGAGCTTAAGGATAAACTTCTTCCGGGAGCTTCTGTTGGTAATCCGATAGATGTGCTTGCTACCGGAACACCTGATAATCTTGACATAGCCATAGATTATTGCGAAAATAAGTTTGATAATATAGATGCTATTATGGCTATCTTTGGAACGCCAGGATTAGTGACTATGTTTGACATGTATAACCGTTTGCATGAAAAGATTAAGCATTGCAAGAAGCCTGTTTTTCCTGTACTTCCTTCTATTCATACTGCAGGTAAAGAGGTGAGCGAGTTTTTGCAAAAAGGGCATGTGAATTTTGCGGATGAGGTAACATTAGGTACGGCTTTAGCGCGTATTATGAATGCGCCTAAACCCGCTGATAATAAAATAGAATTGTCGGGTGTTGATGTACCTGCTATTCGTAGTATCATTGATTCTATTCCTGAAAATGGATATATTGAACCACATAATGTACAGGCTTTGTTGCGTTCAGCGGGGATCCCTCTTGTTGATGAACTGGTTTCCGACAGAAAGGACGAAATTCTTAATTTTGCTTCTACCTGTGGCTTTCCTCTTGTTTTGAAGGTGGTTGGACCTGTTCATAAGTCAGATGTTGGGGGCGTTGTCCTAAATGTAAAAAGCAAGGAACATTTATTACTGGAATTTGATCGGTTGATGAATATTCCTCATGCAAAGGCGGTGATGGTGCAACCTATGCTTCAAGGCACGGAATTATTTATTGGTGCTAAATACGAAGAAAAGTTTGGTCATGTTGTTCTTTGTGGTTTGGGAGGTATTTTTGTGGAAGTGTTGAAAGATGTATCTTCCGGTTTGGCTCCTCTCTCTTATGAAGAAACTTACTCGATGATTCATTCATTGCGTGCTTATAAAATTATTCAGGGAACTAGAGGTCAGAAAGGTGTGAATGAAGATAAATTCGCTGAAATAATTGTCCGATTATCTACTTTACTTCGTTTTGCTACCGAGATAAAAGAAATGGATATTAATCCACTTCTTGCCACAGAGAATAATATAGTGGCTGTAGATGCTCGTATACGGATAGAAAAAAATAATTAA